In Cryptomeria japonica chromosome 1, Sugi_1.0, whole genome shotgun sequence, the sequence GGGATTTAACTAGAAAAAAAAAAACGAAAAAGTTGTTTTCCATCTAGTGTAGCACaaaacaaactttgtttttctctctCCTTCAACTAGAGTCGTGGTTCAATGGTGGTAGTCCTTACCAGGTTGAGAGGCAACACCCTTTGTGGGGTTTGTGGGCAGAGCCCTTGTTGCATTCTCTGTTGCAATATAGGGTGGGGTCAAGAGGCATAACCCCAACCAACGAGCCCAAATTAAGGTCTTTGAGGCTGCATGGGCCTCAATGGTGCATATTGTTTTGCCTTCTTGCTTGTGAATGTAAATTTTAATAATGCAAACGATAAATGATTAAAGAAGAGAAATGAATGTAGACTAGGGTTTTTGGGAgtgaaataacatttttttttagaaGCTTCAATTTTATGACAAGGGATTTCTCGACATTCATAGGATATCGGGGATGGAAAAAGAAAAGTGGATGTCCCTGGAAACATTTCCCACTTTTGGGGGATGTTCCCATAAACAAACAAAATGGCTTGGGGAGGAGATGATCTGTTCCCATACCCTATTCACCAAAAGTTTCTGGGCAGGATATCATACGAAAACCAACCCCATGACACATCCCTGGGTACATTGATATTATCATTTGACACAACCTTTTTTTCCCAAAGAAAAGGGTATATTTTGTATTGGAGACCATGTTATTTGGGTAAAGAGTTTAGTTGCTGGCTAATATTTTGCTATTTCTAATGCCAAAACTGAATTTTTATTGATCAAGAATCCTCTTTGGCTTTCCATTATAGGATATAGTTCAGTGATTGTTTGTATGGGCTTGAAAAACTTGATTGCTACCATTTATAATAACTAAGTACCATGGATGGAGATTCCATACCTGTACTTGCATTCTTGGTGAGTCTACAGAGACATGATAGAGCTATACCCTAGTTGATTTCCTCTTATATGGTTTTACCCAAGCTTAAGGACTTTTATCAAACCTCAATTTATTTCAAAGGGGGAACCTATTGGATTGAATACATTAATGTCTAGTCAATACCAAGGAAAcaataatcgtttggggaattaatcggcaaaacaaaagtataagattttttcaaaaaatcgggaaaaaatcgggaaaaaatcgggaaaaaatcggatatacaaaaaaacgtaaaaaattgcagaaaaacaatcaaaaactactttttttatatattttagggtatttccatagcatagagatattgtaggcaaataaaatagacacttgaaaacatgaattgcaggaaatagatttttgttgtttatattcatatcactgattacgttccacaaaatatactacaccataaatagtatctagatggtgatagatgtcaaaatgtcaattacaatatagtttgtgactttgaaTAAAGTCAACCtgtaaactaagtacaaaattccaaaatctcaaatgtaggcaatgacATGCTAGAGAGCAGGAGGCCCTGATGATGAAGCTCCTGGGTAAGAGCCTGTCCTAATTCCTTCAACCCATTCAGGACGAAAGTTGGCTTGCCtcatgatatcaaaatcttcagacACAAGCGGACGATCAGCAACaacataatcatcatcaacatcatcatcatcatcatcatcatcatcatcagcagcaatcAACTCGCACTCTGGATATATCTCATCGAGGTCAATTGGCAAGCATTCCTCAATAGTTCCTGATTTTGCCCATGTAGAAATTAGTGTTTCCCTtacaaatgaaaaaccaatgaataGTGAATAAAAGTCAAAAAACTgcaactatatattaatattctcaccttgagctttccTTATCTTCAAGCGGAGGTTGTGATGAACAAATACCAAGTCATTTAGTCGTTGTTGTGATAGGCGGTTGCGTTTCTTAGAATGTATGTGTTCAAACACACTCCAATTACGCTCACAAGCTGATGAgctacatggttggctcaaaatacgcaccgccatccaccttaaatttggtatttcatctccaaaagaagcccaccatgcagctgaaaaacacattatatggagatgatattgtaagaCTAAGAGTATGTTATAATCTTAACAAACTTAATGgttggcaaaataaagagattgtcaaAAGTTTATAGAGTCTACCTGGTTGAATTGTCTTTCTGCTTTGTATAGCAGCCCTAGAAGAGAGAAAGCCCTTAGCATGCTTGTACATTTCCAGCTCTATCGTAGCCGCATCAAATTTTTCCAAGTCAGGAAACATTTTTTCCATGCACTTGAAGAAGCCTTGTTTGATCTCAGCATCAATTTCCAGGAAGTCAGTCTTATAGAATAACAGAGGATTGAGAAAATATCCTGCAGCATGGAGAGGAGTGTGCATTTGTCcatcccatctcctatcaattatgtcccacaacGGCATATACTTATCTCTGTTATTTTCCATCTTACTCCTTatcacctccttggccctatccatagcCTCATACACATATCCCATGGGGGGTTTATCTCCATCCACTAGTCTCAAGACTTTTACTAAAGGCTCTGAAAATTCTACAATTTGTTCAATAGATTCCCAAAATGTGGTAGAATACATATACTCTGCCACTGCTATGCCATTTGCTTGACTTGTGAAACCAGACTCCATCCACTCAGCTGAAACAAACATTCGCCTCAAATTACCTTTTTGTTCACATAATGTTTGTAATGcaaggaaatatgttgcaaatcttgtcacTCCTGGTCGAACTAGCTCCTTGCCTCCTGTGAAAGAGCGCATTATAGCCAAAACCCTTGTGTGATTATAAACAAATTTGGTAACCTTGTGAGTTTTCTGAAATGCAACCTTAATCCATTCAATTTTGccaatgtcctctagggttagatcaaggcaatgtgcTGCACATGGTGTAAAAAACATGGAAGGATATTTATCTGTCAGAAGTCTCCCTGCAGCAACACAAGCAGCAGCATTGTCtgtgataaattgaaccacattttgtggccctacatccgtaactaccacgtcatacatctcaaacaatgcatttgtggatttcatcatattagatgcatccacagatttcaaaaaaacagtgccaatctcacaagagacaaggaagttaatgagagTTCGGTTCCTTCTATCTGTCCAACCATCTGACATGATGCTGCAACCGGTTCTAGCCCACTGCAATCGATGTTGTTTAACAACATCttgaacatcctctactgcatctttcagcataccaaccctcaatgattcacaagatggggcttgaaacccaggacctacagctgcaatagcatctaccatgggttgccaatatggatttctggaagcatggaatgctgtgtgagaggagtaccaataattagcaattgccttctttgcttgttcagtgacagttttcctccatcctgtactctccaaagtggtttgtgatcctGGTGTGGTACGAGGTTGGAAGAAAGCATTAGTGTTTCCTCCACCTATGTTTGGTCCACGTGCTATAGAATTATGTGTCGACCCAGATTCCCTGAAACTCCCATCTTCACCATCCTCACCCAAATCATGCATCCTAGGATTTGTAGAAGAAGAACCTAGTTCAACcccaattcttgcctttttggccttATTCTCAGCAATCCCTTCAAGAGATTGCTTTGCCTGATACGAGACATCTGCAGGGCATTTTTTGCATATCTCGGTGTTATTTCCTCGTTCTTTTGACAAAtgccatttgaaacgataaattccACCACCGATCTCATCTTGACACCAATTGCACTTGACCTTCGTGCTACCAGGAATTGCTGTGCAATGTGTCCATGCAAAGTCTTTTTGGCGTGGCATGGTGATCAAGAATTAGTTCTGCAAAAACATTACACtcagtttttaaattttttgaagtaGTATGCAAAAGACATTTTAATTCCAAGACCAGTGATACAAATAGGATCTAGTGAAGTTAAAGTGCCCTTTCCTCCTGCAGGTACCTCAAGTGCTTCTACTTAGTTTCTATTTTATTGTGTTTAAGTTGAGATGAAATATTCACATAAATGCTGATGAAAGGCCAAAGCACGGGGGGTTAAAGTTGGACACCCTGTTATCACTACCACCAAGTAGAAACTATGAAGAGGAATAAAGTAAGAACAAAATATATAAGATAGACTCCAGTTCAATGATTAAGTCAATAAGTAAATACTAAATATGCTCAAGAGTCCCTTGAAGAAAACCCAAAGGCAATTTAAAATTTGAACTTACAACAGAAAAGTTTACAATCTCAGCCTAAGAAAAGACAAATGCAAAATGGTGTTAGTTTCCCAGAGTATTCCATAGAGCAAAAACAGAGTCAACACTTGTTGTTTTCTTCCTTAATTGATCTAAAGAAGAACACTGATAAAGCTACTAAGATTAAAGCCCAGTTGTACACAAGTGTACAAACTGCTTTAGGATTGTAGAGGAAGGTAAAATTCATTTCTCAAGCCATCTATACCTTCTCGGATTTTATTATTGCCTAAATCAGAAATTGAGTTAGTAACGTTACCAACCAAGGGACCTAGGAGACAAACAATATTTTGAATAAATGATTTAGGCAATGGATATAATACTACAAGCATTTAACAAATATCAAGTGACCTAGGAGACAAACAATCTCAGAGGCTCAGAGCAGGACAATCGGAGTTTACTATCAAAGATATAGCAGGAAATACAGTCAAGAACACTTGTCATAAGAGTACTATCATATCAACTCAAAATCACAAGGCAAATGATCAAAAAGATTCAGTCGCTGATCTAAAAGGTGTTAGTACAGAGAAGCTTTATGGGTTTGACAGTGATTGAAATTACAAAAGGGGTTGTTTTACATAAGCTACAGACTATTGCAAATTACTAGATAGTTTAACAGTAATTTCTGAAATTACTAAGTTTTAAATAGTTTAATTACGTAATGATAATctaataattaaacaattaaacaGTAATTTAACAGTAatacataatatttaataattacagTAATATTAACTTAAAACTATGAAATACATTATAAATGCGAAAAGTTAATAGTGTGAAAATTTATACATTTATAATGTATTTCACAGTATTAATTTTTTGCATCTATAATGTATTTCACAGTATGTAAACTGTGAATGTTAGTTTCAAATCAAAATACGTTTTTCTCACTGTATTTCTAGTATTGAGCTGTAGATTTATGGTAATATTCTTTATTAGTCTGATGATAAAATATCATTAGGGTTTTGGTACAGCTAATGGCATTCGACTCTTTTACTCAACCTGGAAATATAATATCATAGTTGGATTGGTCCATCTCATTTGGTAGTGCTATTTTATCAGTTTAATTTTGTTAAattattgaatatcattttgtaattttttaataAGAATTAATGTTTTAAATGTAAGGAGTCCAGGAATTGAGATAAAGTGATTGAAGTGTTAGGTTCTCATTGTTGAGAACTATATTCAAAATTCTAATATGACAGTTAAAGGTGGAATTCTAAGTGTTGTCTTCGTCTTCTACTGTTAGGCTTCTAGCAGTAATTTCAAAGTTGCTTCTCTTAAGGAGTTAAATATTGGTTGCTTGTAAGGAGTAAGTATTTGTATTAGTTCGTTCATATGGTCTTTTGAGTTGTGTTTGTAGATTAtcagaaaatatatttttttaaatgtaagAAAGAAATAATTCAATTTTAAGTTAATCTGTTAGACCTGGGTGTTCATATTTTGATTGCATTTTTCCACAGGAAAAAACATTAAGTCTGAAGAGCCCAACGAAGAGCATATCTCTAGTAGTAGCTGTGTAGATGAAGACATTTCTACCTTTTTTGCAGGGTCAGATGTATTGCCTGTTACCGATTGTTACAATCACAATTCTGAAGTAGGGAAGGAACAGTCCGGTGTCACTGATACCCTAATTACTGTGTTGAGTGATGCATTGGGTGTGGGCTTCCAGCAGATGGTCTCGACAAATTTCACAAGAAATCAACTATGTGAGCATGGCTCATGTCTCTGAAGTAATGTCCAGGGTGCATATGAAACTCTAAAACTACACCATTGACAATTCTTGAATCTTAAGACCTGTATGGAGAGGCAGTAAGCAAAAATTGGGCTAATTGGGACTACTTTTTGTGTATCGAAACAACTGCTTGCTAAAGGGATTACTAATCACAATTCGAAGAGCATACCAACGAGGAGGATGCTGAGACATATTCATATTTACGGTGCTTTAGTAGATTTTAGTATGGTGTCAGTTGGTGAATAATGTATTAATTTTTTGCATCTATAATGTATTTCACAGTATGTAAACTGTGAATGTTAGTTTCAAATCAAAATACGTTTTTCTCACTGTATTTCTAGTATTTAACAAGTAAACAGTAATTTTGATTTGAAACTAACATTCAAAACATTATCTCTTATTAAAAAATTTATCAAAAGTTATTTACCAACTTCCTAGTATTTCACAGTATGACAAATATTGCACAGACTGGAGAATGGTCATTTTGCACAGAATGTATGTTGAGCGTAAATACCTGGAAGTGTTGCAACACCAGCGAGGTGAAGAATGGCGGTGGGGAGAGGTAGCCCAGTTCGGTGAAGGAGCCGGAAAGAACTGGAGCGAACTAGCGTAGCAACACCAGCGAGGAGAGCAAACTAAATGTTATCGCACTCTCAGCGTGCAAACCGTAAACCGCACTCTCAGCCTGCAAGTTATCGGGCGAGATATGGAAAACCCGAAGCGTGAAACAGTTATAAAGAAAAAAAGCAGACGATTTTCGCGcggtttagggtttttttttacGTGGCATTTTATTGACGATTTTCGTCGATTTTCGGCGCGATTTTCGGCGCGATTTTCCGCGATTTAATCGGTAAAAAATCGTTAAAAAATCGTTGAAAAAAGTCAACGATTTTTTTGCGCGATTTTGGGGTATTCATCGGCATTCCATCCGATCCGCGATTAATCGGGAAAAAACGCGTTTTTTTCCCGACTGTGGTTTCTATGGTCAATACTTTCATCTTGACAAAAAACTCAAATTTTTGTCATGTAAACAATTATTTCCAGCCTTTGTGTTTCGAGAACCATGATAACTAAATTGATTAGTGGAATGTTATTATAGATTTCATTATATTGGGATGTTGGCAATAATCATATTAATGATCACAAACTAAATTAGATAGCAAGTTTTTGAAATTCTGTGAGGATTCGCCATTGAACTAATGGTTTCATAACATTTTCATACTTTTTTTTCTCTAACTTTGCAtaattttgtattttatattaCTTTAAGCCTTTGCAAACATATTTGATATTTTGAGCTTTGTGGAATGTTCTACGTTTTCT encodes:
- the LOC131875817 gene encoding uncharacterized protein LOC131875817; the protein is MPRQKDFAWTHCTAIPGSTKVKCNWCQDEIGGGIYRFKWHLSKERGNNTEICKKCPADVSYQAKQSLEGIAENKAKKARIGVELGSSSTNPRMHDLGEDGEDGSFRESGSTHNSIARGPNIGGGNTNAFFQPRTTPGSQTTLESTGWRKTVTEQAKKAIANYWYSSHTAFHASRNPYWQPMVDAIAAVGPGFQAPSCESLRVGMLKDAVEDVQDVVKQHRLQWARTGCSIMSDGWTDRRNRTLINFLVSCEIGTVFLKSVDASNMMKSTNALFEMYDVVVTDVGPQNVVQFITDNAAACVAAGRLLTDKYPSMFFTPCAAHCLDLTLEDIGKIEWIKVAFQKTHKVTKFVYNHTRVLAIMRSFTGGKELVRPGVTRFATYFLALQTLCEQKGNLRRMFVSAEWMESGFTSQANGIAVAEYMYSTTFWESIEQIVEFSEPLVKVLRLVDGDKPPMGYVYEAMDRAKEVIRSKMENNRDKYMPLWDIIDRRWDGQMHTPLHAAGYFLNPLLFYKTDFLEIDAEIKQGFFKCMEKMFPDLEKFDAATIELEMYKHAKGFLSSRAAIQSRKTIQPAAWWASFGDEIPNLRWMAVRILSQPCSSSACERNWSVFEHIHSKKRNRLSQQRLNDLVFVHHNLRLKIRKAQGTIEECLPIDLDEIYPECELIAADDDDDDDDDDVDDDYVVADRPLVSEDFDIMRQANFRPEWVEGIRTGSYPGASSSGPPAL